From a region of the Rhodococcus sp. 4CII genome:
- the pstC gene encoding phosphate ABC transporter permease subunit PstC, with amino-acid sequence MSEAHTESAPRASGSASGGAGVGGSNGTPEAELSTTKADTPTPAEAPRGKAAARPGDRIFKSLATTSAIFISILIAAIGIFLVWRAVPALSRNQVNFLTSREWVTQNINAMAFGVLDLFQVTVLVSLFALVLAMPVALGIAIFLTEYSPGWLKRPLAYVIDLLAAVPSIVYGLWGLLVFAPAIKPLAVWLNENLGWFPLFATGSGSITGGGTIFTAGIVLGVMILPVITAVTREVFVQTPTTQIEAALALGATRWEVVRTTIIPFGKSGYISGSMLGLGRALGETMALYLILRTTSQPFGWSLFDGGATIASKIALGYAEFNNNIQAGAYIAAGLVLFVLTFVVNAAARAVIAGKKD; translated from the coding sequence ATGAGTGAAGCGCACACCGAATCAGCACCTCGCGCCTCCGGCTCCGCTTCCGGCGGGGCCGGGGTGGGCGGTTCGAACGGCACCCCGGAGGCCGAGTTGAGTACGACCAAGGCCGACACCCCGACCCCGGCGGAAGCCCCCCGCGGTAAGGCCGCCGCCAGGCCCGGAGACCGGATCTTCAAGTCCCTCGCGACCACGTCGGCGATCTTCATCTCCATCCTGATCGCCGCGATCGGGATCTTTCTGGTCTGGCGTGCGGTTCCCGCGCTGAGCAGGAACCAGGTCAACTTCCTCACGAGCCGCGAATGGGTCACGCAGAACATCAACGCGATGGCGTTCGGTGTGCTCGACCTCTTCCAGGTCACCGTTCTGGTGTCGCTGTTCGCGCTGGTGCTCGCGATGCCGGTGGCCCTGGGCATCGCGATCTTCCTCACCGAATATTCGCCGGGCTGGCTCAAGCGTCCGCTGGCGTACGTCATCGACCTGCTCGCCGCCGTGCCGTCGATCGTCTACGGCCTCTGGGGTCTGCTGGTGTTTGCGCCGGCGATCAAGCCACTCGCCGTGTGGCTCAACGAGAATCTCGGCTGGTTTCCGCTGTTCGCGACGGGCAGCGGGTCGATCACCGGCGGCGGCACGATCTTCACCGCGGGCATCGTGCTCGGTGTGATGATCCTGCCCGTGATCACCGCCGTCACCCGCGAGGTGTTCGTGCAGACGCCCACGACCCAGATCGAGGCGGCCCTCGCGCTGGGCGCGACGCGCTGGGAAGTCGTGCGAACCACGATCATTCCGTTCGGAAAGTCCGGTTACATCAGCGGATCGATGCTCGGCCTGGGTCGCGCCCTCGGTGAGACGATGGCGCTGTACCTGATTCTGCGGACCACGTCGCAGCCCTTCGGGTGGTCGCTGTTCGACGGTGGCGCCACCATCGCGTCCAAGATCGCCCTCGGCTACGCGGAGTTCAACAACAACATTCAGGCCGGCGCCTATATCGCCGCGGGCCTGGTGCTCTTCGTGCTCACCTTCGTCGTGAACGCCGCCGCCCGCGCCGTGATCGCAGGAAAGAAGGACTGA
- the pstA gene encoding phosphate ABC transporter permease PstA: MTATLDKPVKAPTFQGVGARRRLTDLAATVLVTLAVLVALIPLVWVLITAVIKGIPALTSATWFTHSLSGLTSSAEGGGIYHALIGTILQGLVCAVLSIPLGLFVAIYLVEYADRRSRLARLTTFMVDILSGVPSIVAALFIYALWIATFGFPKSGFAVALALVLLMVPVVVRSTEEMLRIVPQDLREASYALGVPKWKTIAKIVLPTALPGIITGVMLALARVMGETAPLLILVGYAPFINFNLFGGEMGTLPGVMVAEMNNPTEAGTNRIWGAALTLILLIAVLNVAAKVIGHFSQVRSK, from the coding sequence ATGACCGCGACCCTCGACAAGCCGGTCAAGGCCCCCACCTTCCAAGGGGTCGGTGCTCGCCGGCGTCTCACCGATCTCGCCGCCACCGTGCTCGTGACGCTTGCGGTGCTCGTGGCGCTGATCCCCCTCGTGTGGGTCCTGATCACCGCCGTCATCAAGGGAATTCCCGCCCTGACGTCGGCCACCTGGTTCACCCACTCGCTCAGCGGACTGACGTCGTCCGCGGAGGGTGGCGGCATCTATCACGCGCTGATCGGCACGATCCTGCAGGGTCTCGTCTGCGCCGTGCTGTCCATCCCGCTCGGACTGTTCGTCGCGATCTACCTCGTCGAGTACGCCGACCGGAGGTCGCGGCTGGCACGGCTGACCACGTTCATGGTCGACATCCTCAGCGGTGTCCCGTCGATCGTCGCGGCCCTGTTCATCTACGCCCTGTGGATCGCGACGTTCGGTTTCCCCAAGTCCGGATTCGCGGTTGCGCTCGCCCTCGTCCTGCTGATGGTGCCCGTCGTCGTCCGCAGCACGGAGGAGATGCTCCGCATCGTTCCGCAGGATCTGCGCGAGGCGTCGTACGCGCTGGGCGTTCCGAAGTGGAAGACGATCGCCAAGATCGTGCTGCCCACCGCACTTCCGGGCATCATCACCGGCGTCATGCTGGCGCTGGCCCGGGTGATGGGCGAGACGGCACCGCTGCTGATCCTGGTGGGCTACGCACCCTTCATCAACTTCAACCTGTTCGGTGGCGAGATGGGCACGCTGCCCGGCGTCATGGTCGCCGAGATGAACAACCCGACCGAGGCCGGCACCAACCGCATCTGGGGCGCAGCGCTGACGCTGATCCTGCTCATCGCCGTCCTCAACGTCGCGGCCAAGGTCATCGGCCACTTCTCACAGGTCCGCAGCAAGTGA
- the pstB gene encoding phosphate ABC transporter ATP-binding protein PstB, which yields MAKRLDLKDVNIYYGKFHAVADVGLSVPPRNVTAFIGPSGCGKSTVLRSLNRMHEVTPGARVEGSILLDGEDIYGSGIDPVGVRKTIGMVFQRPNPFPTMSIKDNVVAGLKLQGERSKKRLDEVAERSLRGANLWNEVKDRLDKPGGGLSGGQQQRLCIARAIAVSPDVLLMDEPCSALDPISTLAIEDLITELKKDFTIVIVTHNMQQAARVSDQTAFFNLEATGKPGRLVEIDDTEKIFSNPTQKATEDYISGRFG from the coding sequence ATGGCCAAGCGTCTGGATCTCAAGGACGTCAACATCTACTACGGCAAATTCCACGCCGTCGCCGATGTCGGGCTGTCCGTCCCCCCGCGGAACGTGACCGCCTTCATCGGTCCGTCCGGTTGCGGCAAGTCGACCGTGCTGCGCTCGCTGAACCGCATGCACGAGGTGACTCCCGGTGCGCGCGTAGAGGGTTCGATTCTGCTCGACGGTGAGGACATCTACGGTTCCGGCATCGACCCGGTCGGCGTCCGCAAGACGATCGGCATGGTGTTCCAGCGGCCCAACCCGTTCCCGACGATGTCGATCAAGGACAACGTGGTGGCCGGACTCAAGCTGCAGGGCGAGCGCAGCAAGAAGCGTCTCGACGAGGTGGCGGAGCGGTCGTTGCGCGGCGCCAATCTGTGGAACGAGGTCAAGGACCGTCTGGACAAGCCGGGCGGCGGACTGTCCGGCGGTCAGCAGCAGCGTCTCTGCATCGCCCGGGCCATCGCCGTCTCGCCCGACGTCCTGCTGATGGACGAGCCCTGCTCGGCGCTGGACCCCATCTCGACCCTCGCGATCGAGGATCTCATCACGGAGTTGAAGAAGGACTTCACCATCGTGATCGTCACCCACAACATGCAGCAGGCGGCGCGTGTGAGTGACCAGACCGCGTTCTTCAACCTCGAGGCCACCGGCAAGCCGGGACGCCTCGTCGAGATCGACGACACCGAGAAGATCTTCTCCAACCCGACGCAGAAGGCCACCGAGGACTACATCTCGGGCCGCTTCGGATAG
- the phoU gene encoding phosphate signaling complex protein PhoU codes for MRVAYNEQMTELADLLGEMAGLAGVAMERATQSLLQADLSLAEQVIGEHDKITELSTICEERAFALLALQAPVAGDLRSVVSGIQIVADIDRMGALALHVAKIARRRHPNHVLPEEVNGYFAEMGRIAVSIGAAAREVLESRDPERAARLREEDEAMDDLHRHLFTVLMDREWKHGVAAAVDVTLLGRFYERFADHAVEVGRRVIFLVTGKLPDDNEITAADADNLTSYPEK; via the coding sequence ATGCGCGTGGCTTACAACGAACAGATGACCGAGCTTGCCGACCTGCTCGGCGAGATGGCGGGGCTTGCGGGGGTCGCCATGGAGCGCGCCACACAGTCGCTGCTCCAGGCCGACCTCTCCCTCGCCGAGCAGGTGATCGGCGAGCACGACAAGATCACCGAGCTCAGCACCATCTGCGAGGAGCGGGCCTTCGCCCTCCTCGCCCTACAGGCACCGGTGGCCGGCGACCTCCGCTCCGTCGTCAGCGGCATCCAGATCGTCGCCGACATCGACCGCATGGGGGCGCTGGCCCTCCACGTCGCCAAGATCGCGCGCCGTCGACATCCCAACCACGTGCTCCCCGAAGAGGTCAACGGGTACTTCGCCGAGATGGGCCGCATCGCCGTATCCATCGGCGCCGCTGCCCGCGAGGTTCTCGAGAGCCGTGACCCCGAGCGGGCCGCCCGCCTCCGCGAGGAGGACGAGGCGATGGACGACCTCCACCGTCACCTGTTCACGGTCCTGATGGACCGTGAGTGGAAGCACGGCGTGGCAGCCGCCGTCGACGTCACCCTCCTCGGCCGCTTCTACGAGCGTTTCGCCGACCACGCCGTCGAGGTGGGCCGTCGCGTGATCTTCCTCGTCACAGGCAAGCTGCCCGACGACAACGAGATCACCGCGGCTGACGCCGACAATCTCACCTCGTACCCGGAGAAGTAG